tgaaaaatcaccaaaaattgtagaaatggaattagaggatgaataaaatatggaattaaatattattgagtctagtttcttataaaagaaacgatataagcaattgaattttaaattatgagatataatgaattttgtgagacaaggtcagaatgaatttgggttcccctgttctgactttggaaaatcaccaaaaattgaagaaaaataattagaggcttaaagttatatgtttagaatccataatgagtctattatCAGGAGAGatcaacgggaatattatccgagttctgtactgtgagataattaatttttagtgaagaagagatgaaactgtcagacagcagaataggggtgaatttaaagaataaactgtacttaatggcttaaccaaaaattctggaaattttattgtaagaatatttgtgagtctagtttcaggaaaaattagcggatcttaatttagaattctgtaactcaagatatgaattagtaatgtattaatgattatgaattgtattaatttcgtagtcaatgtggtaccgaaaatctcggctaagaaaggacaagacaaagtcaactggagttagctcgaaaattacggtttgtatttctataatccgaacttagtcattatttattatatttatatacatatggcaattgttagtgattgaattatgatgttttacaattgaaatggattgattttagtatgcgatgaatttattgaatttatattgattgaaattattttgattgaatttatattgattgaattatataatatatatgatttatgtagaaatttgaatattgaatgaatattatattgaaaaatatattgattagaaatatgaggaaattgatatgaatatatgagattgtgatatttgaatatttgatattgaaaagtgaattgaattgtattgaattatgaattaatgtgaataattgaaatatattgttgaattgaatgaaattgtatgaattgtgaaaatgggtgaatatatgtgattatcagaatggtatattgatgaaagaattattaaattgagaaagtgaatgaaataccctattaactagtcgggctgagtcggatataattggcatgccataggatctggaagtgtacgggatttgccagctttatcgatcaggcactttatgtgtcgtatttcaggcacctcgtgtgtcgtatcaggcacctcgtgtgtcgttttaggcactttatgtgtcgtatactgatcggtactatgtaccgttttaggcacaatgtgccgtactggtgtgtttgggttggaatccgtgtatccgtcaaagtccgggtttgttaataggggtaaataagtgaaagataaatcgaataaatttgattgatcaagctattgaaatgaaacgagaaattgaattgagaattgaaaatttagatatgaaattgaaaatatgaaccaaaggttcatgaaatgattggagttcgaattgctgatatatgatgccacttgatgaattgaaatgtgatttgagatatatgaatcgtatgtatatactgaaagctatcagggatagtaagttgatatgatataaatgaaattgactgttattgaaatgaattaaaatgaaatatgattgataagtgtatagttgaatatagtttaatgatattgaattgtgagtaaCTTAAGGAAAGTTATATCGAGTAGTAAGTGAAAGAATAGAGTAATAATAATAGATTTagttaagaattgaacaattatgttattgtgtttattatatgaactatataaaatttatatggtaagtagttgaaatttatctatgaataaataattgcataattgtaattgttattatgatcttaagtatttgttatattattaaatgtttagattatagaaatacaactgagtataccatactcagcgtacggtttatttctgtgcgcaggttaagtaaagatagtacgttgaatcagcatcccaagaCGATCCCggattcattaaggtaaagtatgttgagtattgataatgacatgtacccaggatgtttaatgagagtcatttaggttgtaaaagtattgatgaaatgagtaaattatggttggcaatggtatgtagtatgaattttgaaatttactaaaaattcgtagtgattctaaattagtcccgaattgaatttactgttcatattggaccacgagggcccattaaagggacgacatcttaaaactaggatgtgtgtgaatatttattttaattaatgaccgaaattggactgtactgactggtaatgtctcgtaaccttgTTTCGGtaacggtatagggttaggggacgttacaggGTGATTTTGATTGTGGCAAGCTTAAATATTAATTAGCATTTGTTGAACTATGTATAATTTCCAAGTTTATATAACATAGAAATATCTTACAGAGTGGACATTATAACTAGAGTGTTCCACTAgagaaattgttttattaaattttattaatagttttttgtttatactattttaatatttatttatactaactaattaaaatatatatttattaatttatacgAAAATCCTCTGCACTCATTTGTGtctccatatttttttaattgtaactcattttctttttataaaacatTCCTTTATTCGTTAATCAATCTTCTTATTAAAAAGTTGcaactctttttttgttttttgtttttgtttttaaataagtGTTGTTTTAGTTCCAACTTGTTTTATAGagtgtttttttattcttttaaggttgatggtttatgttttatgatttagggtttgaaGACTAtaattaagggtttaaggtttagataatctcttatatattaaataaaaagcttaaatatttaatatttaatattttagtccatatttcagttaaaaagttcaatatttaaaatttaaaaaaaattcaaaaaatgataatctcagcacaaaaattttgaaagaaaaaatagaaaaaatatgttaaaaataaaaaaaattaaaattgagcaATAGTGTCGTTTTTGGGCAAAACGCCACAAAAGACCATTATTCTTTATCCCTTTTTCAAAATCCCGCTCACAATTTTTTGGTTACCCGcttctcatcttcttctcatttccTTTTACTCTCAAAATTTGCCCCCAAATATCCCAAGTGTACCCAACTCTTTCATTTACCTCCGTTTGTTCTCTGAAAACTCAAGCATTCCAGTTTCTTTCTCCTTCATTAAGCCAACACCAAATTCAACCCAAAAGCAAAAATAGCCATGGCAGTAAAAAATTCAACCTCTGCTCATGCCAAACGCTCTCGGAAAAAAGCTGCTGCTTCATCTTCTTTGATCCCCAAAttcatgaaaaaccccaaaaCAACAATGGCGTTGGCTTTACTCATCATTGACTCCCTCCTCGTCTCCTTCATCATCGCTTACGTCCCTTGTAAGATAACCAAAATCCCATCTtcactgtttttttttcttttctcttccccGTATAATTGAACTCACGGTGACTTCTCAcagattttaattttcagatACGAAGATAGATTGGGACGCTCACATGTCTCAGGTGTGGTACTTTTTTTCTATACTAATCAGGCTAATTTACTTCATGGGTTAATTCGGCTATTCGTTTTTATTTGATGGGATAATGTGGAATTAGTGTTTATTAAGATGACAGGTAAGTGGGTTTCTTGGAGGAGAAAGGGATTGTAAGAACTTGAAAGGAGACACTGGACCGCTTGTTTACCCAGCTGGTTTCCTTTATGTTTATTCTGCTATTCAGTATGTTACTGGAGGACAAGTTTTTCCAGCTCAGGTGATCTTAGTGCTTAGTCAAATTGAATTTTCTTGTCTGTGATCTGTGCTTTATTTATGCTTACTTCCATTTTGTTTTTGGCTGCAGATTTTGTTTGGGATTTTATATATCATAAACCTGGGCATTGTCTTATTAATCTATGTAAAGACCGATGTGGtatgaaatttgcttttgtttaCCGTTCAGGCATTAATATACGGCTATTTTTGCTTTTTGTTACTGATTagttatatgatttggtatgtaaaaTTCGTAAAGctgataaatatatttatttgtctGAGTGCTCTGAAAGTTCGAAACTAGTAAACTCGAGATttgtgatttaaatgaaaatattcttGATTGTTAATGTTTCTTACTCTGTATTTCATTGTCTTGGTTTTCTATATTATCATTTACTGTTCTTAAAACATCTTTGCAGCTTCCGTGGTGGGCTCTTATCCTGCTTTGTCTTTCAAAGCGAGTTCACTCAAAGAAaaaagcatgaattttgaagtaGTATTCGGTGGATTTGAGATCTAatacaaaattttggttttttttttctttcaaaatgttCTTATTTTTTATTGGGTTTATGTATAGGTACTGAAGCAGCACCAAGGAAGAAGGTTGCAGCAGCTTCTGCTTAAAAGGCAAATTGTAATGGTATGAGGTTTTGTTTTGGATGAAGCCATGTTTATGAGGAAACATTTAGTGatgaaaagtgaaattatgtTCCATTGGATGCTTTAGTtgttatttagtttttatttgaatGTAGCTGTCTTAAATTTTGAACAATTATTGGAGCTAATGTTTGACCATTAATTTCTTCattgtcttttttttctttaacttgatCAATGTTTTTGTTTCGTTTAAGATGCCCTTAAATCAAAGGATCAGAAACGGGTTCATGATTTCATTTTAGATATAAGGTAATGCAGGTTCGGATTTTTAATcctttttctcatttatttttctaaatttgtaaaataatattcTGATTTGAATATTATAGTTATTGTATTTTAGGTGaaattatgtgtttgaattggATTACTTATCAGCTTGGGAGCATAATTTTATTAGGCAAAAACTATGGGTGAAAGATAATTACCTTAGCTGATTTGTAGACTTGTGGGTTATTACCTCTTTGAATGTTGGTGCAAATTTGTTTCTAGtgctaatatttaaaagaatccTGCAGCTGTTTTTGCTACTATGGGTGTTCTGGTTTCAATTTATTGGATGTTGATTAGTTTCTAGATTTGAATTCTGGGTATGTTCAGTTTTTAAGCTTAGATCAATTTTGGACCCTAGTATTTATGCTTTCTATTTCTTATGTCAGCTGAGAAGCTTTGAGTATTGACCTTGAAGGGTATCATTCCAAATTCTAATTTCGtgtttttgttaaaaatagaGATGAATGAGAATTTGCTACCTTTAATTTTACAGTTTGCTTGCATGAATGTTTAGCCTACCtattcttttgaaattttattctAAGTTGAATAAGAAGATGTAACAATTGTGTCTGGGGAAATAATAGAAAGTTGGTTGT
The sequence above is drawn from the Gossypium hirsutum isolate 1008001.06 chromosome A05, Gossypium_hirsutum_v2.1, whole genome shotgun sequence genome and encodes:
- the LOC107960378 gene encoding dol-P-Man:Man(5)GlcNAc(2)-PP-Dol alpha-1,3-mannosyltransferase isoform X2, translating into MAVKNSTSAHAKRSRKKAAASSSLIPKFMKNPKTTMALALLIIDSLLVSFIIAYVPYTKIDWDAHMSQVSGFLGGERDCKNLKGDTGPLVYPAGFLYVYSAIQYVTGGQVFPAQILFGILYIINLGIVLLIYVKTDVLPWWALILLCLSKRVHSKKKA
- the LOC107960378 gene encoding dol-P-Man:Man(5)GlcNAc(2)-PP-Dol alpha-1,3-mannosyltransferase isoform X1, whose product is MAVKNSTSAHAKRSRKKAAASSSLIPKFMKNPKTTMALALLIIDSLLVSFIIAYVPYTKIDWDAHMSQVSGFLGGERDCKNLKGDTGPLVYPAGFLYVYSAIQYVTGGQVFPAQILFGILYIINLGIVLLIYVKTDVVLKQHQGRRLQQLLLKRQIVMMPLNQRIRNGFMISF